The following proteins come from a genomic window of Streptomyces sp. GS7:
- a CDS encoding YciI family protein — protein sequence MAKYLLLKHYRGAPAPANNVPMDQWTPEEITAHVKYMQDLAVRLEGTGEFVDAQALAPEGTWVRYDGEGRPPVTDGPFAETKDLIAGWMVVDVDSYERAVELAGELSAAPGAGGKPLHEWLELRPFLAAPPTITE from the coding sequence ATGGCCAAGTACCTGCTGCTCAAGCACTACCGCGGCGCCCCGGCTCCGGCCAACAACGTGCCGATGGACCAGTGGACGCCGGAGGAGATCACGGCGCACGTGAAGTACATGCAGGACCTCGCGGTCCGGCTTGAGGGGACCGGCGAGTTCGTCGACGCTCAGGCGCTCGCCCCTGAGGGGACGTGGGTCCGGTACGACGGTGAGGGGCGCCCGCCGGTCACCGACGGCCCGTTCGCCGAGACCAAGGACCTCATCGCCGGCTGGATGGTGGTCGACGTCGACAGCTACGAGCGCGCCGTCGAGCTGGCCGGGGAACTGTCGGCGGCTCCCGGGGCGGGCGGGAAGCCGCTTCACGAGTGGCTGGAGCTGCGCCCGTTCCTGGCCGCGCCGCCCACCATCACGGAGTGA
- a CDS encoding RNA polymerase sigma factor, which translates to MDEALLRSLTPSVLGILVRRGADFAAAEDAVQDALVEAVRVWPADLPRDPKGWLVTVAWRRFLDATRADTARRRREDLVDEEPAPGPAPAVDDTLRLYFLCAHPSLTPSSAVALTLRAVGGLTTRQIAQAYLVPEATMAQRISRAKRTVSGVRFDQPGDVATVLRVLYLVFNEGYSGDVDLAAEAIRLTRQLAAAIDHPEVAGLLALMLLHHARRATRTAPDGSLVPLAEQDRGRWDTKSIAEGVEILQAALARDRLGEFQAQAAIAALHADAPTAEETDWVQIVEWYDELARLTDSPVVRLNRAVAVGEADGPRAGLAALATLDDSLPRHAAVAAYLHERDGDLATAARLYAEAAHKAPNLAERDYLTRQAARLNARRCR; encoded by the coding sequence ATGGACGAGGCCCTGCTCCGGAGCCTCACGCCGAGCGTGCTCGGAATCCTCGTCCGCCGCGGAGCCGACTTCGCGGCGGCCGAGGACGCCGTGCAGGACGCGCTGGTCGAGGCGGTCCGCGTCTGGCCGGCCGACCTGCCGCGGGACCCGAAGGGCTGGCTGGTCACCGTGGCCTGGCGCCGGTTCCTCGACGCGACCCGGGCGGACACCGCCCGCCGCCGGCGTGAGGACCTCGTGGACGAGGAGCCGGCGCCCGGCCCCGCGCCCGCGGTGGACGACACGCTCCGGCTCTACTTCCTGTGCGCCCACCCGTCGCTGACGCCGTCGTCCGCGGTCGCGCTCACGCTGCGCGCCGTCGGCGGGCTGACCACCCGCCAGATCGCCCAGGCATACCTGGTCCCCGAGGCGACCATGGCGCAGCGCATCAGCCGTGCCAAGCGCACCGTCTCCGGCGTGCGATTCGACCAGCCCGGCGACGTCGCCACCGTGCTGCGTGTCCTCTACCTGGTCTTCAACGAGGGCTACTCCGGCGACGTCGACCTCGCCGCCGAGGCCATCCGACTCACCCGACAGCTCGCGGCCGCGATCGACCACCCCGAGGTGGCGGGCCTGCTCGCCCTCATGCTGCTCCACCACGCCCGGCGCGCCACCCGGACCGCACCCGACGGCAGCCTGGTACCGCTCGCCGAGCAGGACCGCGGCCGGTGGGACACGAAGTCGATCGCCGAGGGCGTCGAGATCCTCCAGGCGGCCCTCGCCCGTGACCGGCTGGGCGAGTTCCAGGCCCAGGCCGCCATCGCGGCACTCCACGCCGACGCGCCCACCGCCGAGGAGACCGACTGGGTGCAGATCGTCGAGTGGTACGACGAACTCGCGCGCCTGACCGACAGCCCGGTCGTCCGGCTCAACCGCGCAGTCGCCGTGGGTGAGGCCGACGGACCACGCGCCGGCCTGGCGGCGCTCGCCACGCTCGACGACTCACTGCCCCGCCACGCCGCGGTGGCGGCGTACCTCCACGAGCGCGACGGTGACCTGGCGACGGCGGCCCGGCTGTACGCCGAGGCGGCCCACAAGGCACCCAACCTCGCCGAGCGCGACTACCTGACGCGCCAGGCCGCCCGGCTCAACGCCCGCCGGTGCCGCTGA
- a CDS encoding DUF1203 domain-containing protein — protein sequence MTAYISLPIPPTALKELRDADDSGRPLQPYSAREDGIPLDCVGSPLRCCLRAIEPGERVALVSYAPLRRWAEMTGAEPGGYDESGPVFIHAEDCDGPLGTQGHPFARPGALRTIRRYDGEGHIVGGRFFEIPEDAEAGFDRAFEEAFADPEVALVHVRALEYGCFLFEVRRP from the coding sequence ATGACCGCATACATCTCACTTCCCATCCCTCCGACCGCCCTGAAGGAACTCCGCGACGCCGACGACTCCGGGCGGCCCCTGCAGCCCTACTCCGCACGTGAAGACGGCATCCCCCTGGACTGTGTGGGCAGTCCGCTGCGCTGTTGTCTGCGGGCCATCGAGCCCGGTGAGCGGGTCGCGCTCGTCTCGTACGCGCCGCTGCGGCGCTGGGCGGAGATGACCGGGGCGGAGCCCGGGGGGTATGACGAATCAGGGCCGGTGTTCATCCATGCCGAGGACTGTGACGGGCCCCTGGGCACCCAGGGCCATCCCTTCGCGCGGCCGGGGGCGCTGCGCACCATCCGTCGCTACGACGGCGAGGGGCACATCGTCGGGGGGCGTTTCTTCGAGATCCCCGAGGACGCCGAGGCCGGATTCGACCGGGCCTTCGAGGAAGCCTTCGCCGACCCAGAGGTGGCGCTGGTACACGTGCGGGCCTTGGAGTACGGCTGCTTCCTCTTCGAGGTACGGCGACCGTAG
- a CDS encoding SAM-dependent methyltransferase: MSFLDPVANTARLTAALRARESERPDRLFTDPLAAVLAGETGRELAGQLGDVPAIAIRTRFFDDLLTRVTGGEDGPRQLVLLAAGMDTRAHRLAFPAATTLYEVDRPELLRLKETLLADAPQPACRRVAVGVDLAGDWPRSLAEAGFRPDLPACWLVEGLTQYLQEPDVLRLFDRITACSAPGSHLLADFVAGSLLRDPAARPVLDALAEQGAPWHYGTDAPQPLFTERGWRVESVSFAEVGQEMGRWPEDSNAAGGHLVHAVR, translated from the coding sequence ATGTCCTTTCTCGATCCGGTAGCCAACACCGCCCGGCTGACCGCCGCCCTGCGAGCCAGGGAATCCGAGCGGCCCGACCGGCTGTTCACCGATCCGCTTGCCGCGGTACTGGCCGGGGAAACCGGGCGCGAGCTGGCCGGTCAACTGGGCGATGTGCCCGCCATCGCGATTCGCACCCGGTTCTTCGACGACCTGCTCACCAGGGTCACCGGTGGTGAGGACGGGCCCCGGCAACTGGTCCTCCTCGCGGCGGGCATGGACACCCGGGCCCACCGGCTGGCCTTCCCCGCCGCCACCACCCTTTACGAGGTGGACCGGCCGGAGCTCTTGCGCCTGAAGGAGACATTGCTGGCGGACGCGCCCCAACCGGCCTGCCGCCGGGTCGCCGTCGGCGTGGACCTCGCGGGCGACTGGCCGCGATCGTTGGCGGAGGCGGGCTTCCGGCCCGACCTACCCGCCTGCTGGCTGGTCGAGGGACTCACCCAGTATCTCCAAGAGCCCGACGTACTCCGACTGTTCGACCGCATCACCGCGTGCTCGGCACCGGGCAGTCACCTGCTGGCCGACTTCGTCGCCGGTTCCCTGCTCCGCGACCCGGCGGCCCGCCCCGTACTGGACGCACTCGCCGAGCAGGGCGCGCCCTGGCACTACGGCACGGACGCGCCACAGCCCCTGTTCACGGAGCGCGGCTGGCGGGTGGAGTCGGTGTCGTTCGCCGAGGTCGGGCAGGAGATGGGGCGATGGCCTGAAGACAGCAACGCGGCCGGGGGCCACCTGGTGCATGCCGTGCGGTGA
- a CDS encoding sigma-70 family RNA polymerase sigma factor — protein sequence MSSHHAEPDALQRDGLVMEHGHLVEREAARYRTWHIDRADLRQAGVLGLLIAAARFDPERAVPFAAYARTWVRKEIQRAISQQEFPAVLPADLVGRTVALRRALDEHADSLNLAAAALGISPATVTALHRQLRVVATEDDEEPPAPGYTLTDPEHAAVTQDFIGAARSALARMDPRQADALILRFGLDNHPARSYRRIGGHLGVSDHTARSLVERAQADLRRLLT from the coding sequence GTGAGCAGCCATCACGCCGAACCTGATGCCCTTCAGCGGGATGGCCTCGTCATGGAACACGGCCACCTCGTCGAACGGGAGGCCGCCCGCTACCGCACCTGGCACATCGACCGGGCAGACCTGCGGCAGGCCGGCGTCCTCGGGCTGCTGATCGCCGCGGCCCGTTTCGATCCCGAGCGCGCCGTGCCCTTCGCCGCGTATGCGCGCACCTGGGTACGCAAGGAGATCCAGCGCGCCATCTCCCAACAGGAATTTCCCGCTGTCCTGCCCGCTGACCTCGTCGGCCGTACCGTCGCCCTGCGCCGCGCCCTCGACGAGCACGCCGACAGTCTGAACCTGGCCGCCGCCGCCCTCGGGATCTCACCGGCCACCGTCACCGCACTCCACCGGCAACTCCGCGTCGTGGCCACCGAGGACGACGAAGAACCGCCCGCCCCCGGCTACACCCTCACCGATCCCGAACACGCGGCCGTCACCCAGGACTTCATCGGTGCGGCCCGCTCAGCCCTGGCCCGCATGGACCCGCGCCAGGCCGACGCACTGATCCTGCGATTCGGACTCGACAACCATCCCGCACGCTCGTACCGCCGGATCGGCGGCCACCTCGGAGTTTCCGACCACACCGCCCGCAGCCTCGTCGAACGAGCCCAGGCCGACCTGCGCCGCCTTCTCACCTGA
- a CDS encoding mechanosensitive ion channel family protein: MIRTRRAVITTSLALGGLVVSLNFGGLLGSPDSHQSLGSRVIAGISAGVFLVGALIAVRGATDDLVKLLTGRISDNRSAALRVICLLSGYALVILGALSLVRVPWGKLLLGGALTGVILGIAAQPVLGNIFAGLVLLVAHPFTIGERITIQSGPLGGRIEGEVTDMTLLFVELHTDDGKTLLPNNAVLGAAIGRPGREAPTTGKALQERSAV; the protein is encoded by the coding sequence GTGATCCGGACCAGGCGGGCCGTCATCACCACATCGCTCGCTCTCGGCGGGCTCGTCGTGTCGCTCAACTTCGGCGGACTCCTGGGGAGCCCGGACAGCCACCAGTCACTGGGCTCCCGGGTGATCGCCGGCATCAGCGCCGGAGTCTTCCTCGTAGGCGCGCTGATCGCCGTGCGCGGAGCCACGGACGATCTGGTGAAACTGCTGACCGGGCGGATCAGCGACAACCGCTCCGCCGCGTTGCGGGTGATCTGCCTGCTGTCCGGATACGCGCTGGTGATCCTGGGCGCACTCAGCCTGGTCCGGGTGCCGTGGGGCAAGCTGCTGCTGGGTGGTGCGCTGACCGGCGTGATCCTGGGCATCGCCGCCCAGCCGGTGCTCGGCAACATCTTCGCCGGACTGGTCCTGCTGGTCGCGCACCCGTTCACGATCGGCGAGCGGATCACCATCCAGTCAGGTCCGCTGGGCGGCCGGATCGAGGGCGAGGTAACAGACATGACCCTGCTGTTCGTCGAACTCCACACGGACGACGGCAAGACGCTCCTGCCCAACAACGCCGTCCTCGGGGCAGCCATCGGCCGCCCCGGCCGCGAGGCTCCCACGACTGGGAAGGCACTCCAGGAACGGTCCGCGGTCTAG
- a CDS encoding NRAMP family divalent metal transporter — MTTELTTEPSAEPTTTAPAAASRTAVLDDAHVGDIRGALGTIKLDDTAPRQGLSAKLKTLLAIVGPGLIVMVGDNDAGAFSTYGQAGQNYGTILLWTLLLLVPVLYVNQEMVLRLGAVTGVGHARLILERFGKFWGAFSVIDLFLLNALTLVTEFIGITLAAGYLGLPKAGSVILAAVVIVSAAFTGSFRRFERVAIFLCAGSLLLIPLYFMIHPKSSQMAHDFVVPTMPGGSGQLATVMLLIIGIVGTTVAPWQLFFQQSYVIDKRITPRFMRYEKADLWIGIAIVVIGAAAIMGFTATAFTATKGFGNFTDAAGVATGLEAHAGKLAGILFAIALLDASIIGAFAVSLSTAYAIGDVFGIKHSLHRGVKGAKGFYAIYAGVVAVAAVIVLIPGSPLGLLTQGVQTLAGVLLPSASVFLLLLCNDKAVLGPWVNGPKTNAFTTAVVGVLVTLSIILTASVLFPDISSQTIIDIMAACGVLGVLAAGYSFTRRRTATNEDPIDRTGRDAWRMPPLDTLTKPTLSTTRKIGMGALRTYLLIAMILVVIKIVQVALGQ; from the coding sequence ATGACCACAGAACTGACCACCGAACCGTCCGCCGAACCGACCACCACGGCCCCTGCTGCGGCATCGCGCACGGCGGTGCTCGACGACGCCCATGTCGGCGACATCCGTGGCGCGCTGGGCACCATCAAATTGGACGACACCGCGCCCCGCCAAGGGCTGTCCGCCAAGCTCAAGACCCTGCTCGCGATAGTCGGGCCCGGCCTGATCGTGATGGTCGGTGACAACGACGCGGGCGCGTTTTCCACGTACGGGCAGGCCGGCCAGAACTACGGCACGATTCTGTTGTGGACGCTTCTGCTGTTGGTGCCGGTGCTGTACGTGAACCAGGAGATGGTCCTGCGCCTCGGCGCCGTCACCGGCGTCGGCCACGCCCGCCTCATCCTCGAACGCTTCGGGAAGTTCTGGGGCGCGTTCTCCGTCATCGACCTGTTCCTGCTCAACGCCCTCACCCTGGTCACGGAGTTCATCGGGATCACCCTCGCGGCCGGCTACCTGGGGCTGCCCAAGGCCGGTTCGGTGATCCTGGCCGCCGTGGTCATCGTCTCCGCCGCCTTCACCGGCTCCTTCCGCCGGTTCGAGCGGGTGGCCATCTTCCTGTGCGCGGGGTCACTGCTGCTCATCCCGCTGTACTTCATGATCCACCCCAAGTCCTCGCAGATGGCCCACGACTTCGTCGTACCCACCATGCCCGGCGGATCGGGTCAGCTGGCCACCGTCATGCTGCTGATCATCGGCATCGTCGGCACCACCGTCGCCCCCTGGCAGCTGTTCTTCCAGCAGTCCTACGTCATCGACAAGCGCATCACCCCCCGCTTCATGCGCTACGAGAAGGCCGACCTGTGGATCGGCATCGCCATCGTCGTCATCGGCGCCGCCGCCATCATGGGCTTCACCGCCACCGCCTTCACCGCAACCAAGGGCTTCGGCAACTTCACCGACGCGGCAGGCGTCGCCACCGGCCTCGAAGCCCACGCCGGCAAACTCGCCGGCATCCTCTTCGCCATCGCCCTCCTCGACGCCTCCATCATCGGCGCCTTCGCCGTCTCCCTCTCCACCGCCTACGCCATCGGCGACGTCTTCGGCATCAAGCACTCCCTCCACCGCGGCGTCAAGGGCGCCAAGGGCTTCTACGCCATCTACGCCGGAGTGGTGGCCGTGGCCGCCGTGATCGTGCTGATCCCCGGCTCCCCGCTCGGTCTGCTCACCCAGGGCGTGCAGACCCTGGCCGGTGTCCTGCTGCCGTCCGCCTCCGTCTTCCTGCTGCTGCTGTGCAACGACAAGGCCGTCCTGGGCCCCTGGGTCAACGGCCCGAAGACCAACGCCTTCACCACGGCGGTGGTCGGCGTCCTGGTCACCTTGTCCATCATCCTGACCGCCTCCGTCCTCTTCCCCGACATCAGCTCCCAGACGATCATCGACATCATGGCCGCCTGCGGCGTCCTGGGCGTCCTGGCCGCCGGGTACTCCTTCACCCGCCGCCGCACCGCGACCAACGAAGACCCCATCGACCGCACCGGCCGCGACGCCTGGCGGATGCCACCACTGGACACCCTCACCAAGCCCACCCTGTCCACCACCCGCAAAATCGGCATGGGCGCCCTGCGCACCTACCTGCTCATCGCGATGATCCTGGTCGTCATCAAGATCGTCCAGGTCGCCCTCGGGCAGTGA